From one Brachypodium distachyon strain Bd21 chromosome 4, Brachypodium_distachyon_v3.0, whole genome shotgun sequence genomic stretch:
- the LOC100844612 gene encoding FRIGIDA-like protein 3 isoform X2 yields the protein MSDMESVATLMESTSLKIQQLQRAFAELESQSAVSMNFKWKQLEDHFHGLEQSLKKKFDELNKQEKEFQETVAKSEQILEQQEAVVVGKELTSLERLQEKRDAALAVIFGKSKLSLAAPVINQMNKPLSNYSPTLAVKWSKHCPENNVHMQDSSASLKPRSELAILCEEMNVKGLHKFISDNRKNLTSIREEIPSALKRASHPYVLVLDSLEYFYYGDNLVLDGKKDGDLLGVRRTCLMLMESLVQLQADAVTGLLSEEQMCTPNVKERAKRIAFEWKSKLDSLDVDASNGNCLEAHAFLQLLATFGIFAEFNEDELCKLLPSVSRRRQTPELCRLLGLSQKMPGVIGVLVDSAKPIDAINLAYVFGLTEQFEPVQLLKAYLREVRKVSHAKNGKMSPGAQNEMNERELSALKAVIKCIEEHKLEEQYPVDPLQKRVIQLEKAKADKRRAVEAAKPQSKRPRANGSVYAPRVTSFGDKNIYQATPERHPYPYERQFVYSAEAHHHPTMINAAPYTMTPAHTPYYGNGYPMQFQVPYIH from the exons ATGTCCGACATGGAGTCCGTGGCTACGCTTATGGAGTCGACAAGCTTGAAGATACAGCAGCTCCAGAGGGCGTTTGCTGAACTTGAGAGCCAGAGTGCTGTTTCCATGAACTTTAAGTGGAAGCAACTCGAGGATCATTTCCATGGCCTTGAGCAGTCGCTGAAGAAAAAGTTTGATGAGCTGAATAAGCAGGAGAAGGAGTTCCAGGAGACGGTTGCAAAGTCAGAGCAGATTTTGGAGCAACAGGAGGCTGTTGTTGTGGGTAAGGAACTTACTTCCTTGGAAAGGTTGCAGGAGAAAAGAGATGCTGCATTAGCTGTGATCTTTGGGAAATCCAAGCTGTCGCTAGCTGCGCCTGTTAtcaaccaaatgaacaaaCCACTGAGTAATTATTCGCCTACTCTTGCTGTGAAGTGGTCCAAACATTGTCCTGAAAATAATGTGCACATGCAAGACAGCAGTGCTTCTTTGAAGCCTCGTTCTGAACTTGCTATCCTCTGTGAGGAGATGAATGTTAAAGGGCTACATAAGTTCATATCAGACAACCGAAAGAACTTGACGTCTATCCGTGAGGAAATACCGAGTGCACTGAAGAGAGCATCACATCCGTATGTCCTGGTGTTGGATTCCTTGGAATACTTCTATTATGGAGATAACCTGGTATTGGATGGGAAAAAGGATGGAGACCTTCTGGGCGTAAGAAGGACGTGCCTCATGTTGATGGAATCTCTTGTACAGCTGCAAGCTGATGCCGTAACTGGATTGTTATCTGAGGAGCAAATGTGTACGCCAAATGTCAAAGAACGAGCTAAGAGAATTGCTTTTGAGTGGAAATCCAAGTTGGATAGCCTTGACGTTGATGCTAGTAATGGGAACTGCCTAGAAGCACACGCATTTCTTCAACTGCTTGCTACCTTTGGTATTTTTGCTGAATTTAATGAAGATGAGCTATGCAAACTACTCCCATCTGTCAGCCGACGTCGTCAAACACCTGAGCTTTGCCGATTGCTTGGGTTATCACAGAAGATGCCAG GTGTCATTGGAGTTTTGGTGGATAGCGCAAAACCAATTGACGCAATCAATTTGGCTTACGTGTTCGGGCTCACCGAACAGTTTGAGCCGGTCCAATTATTGAAAGCATATCTGAGGGAGGTCAGGAAGGTGTCACATGCCAAGAATGGAAAAATGTCTCCGGGAGCACAG AATGAGATGAATGAGCGTGAGCTGTCTGCACTCAAGGCTGTGATCAAGTGTATCGAGGAGCACAAACTTGAGGAGCAATATCCTGTGGATCCACTTCAGAAAAGGGTGATTCAGCTCGAGAAAGCGAAGGCAGACAAGAGGCGGGCTGTTGAAGCAGCAAAGCCACAGTCAAAGAGGCCTCGCGCCAATGGATCGGTTTATGCACCTCGTGTTACCAGCTTCGGTGATAAAAACATCTACCAGGCAACCCCAGAGAGGCACCCATACCCTTATGAGAGGCAATTTGTGTACAGCGCCGAAGCTCATCATCATCCCACGATGATAAACGCAGCTCCCTACACCATGACTCCTGCCCACACACCATACTATGGTAATGGCTATCCAATGCAGTTCCAGGTGCCTTATATCCACTAA
- the LOC100844612 gene encoding FRIGIDA-like protein 3 isoform X1, translating into MSDMESVATLMESTSLKIQQLQRAFAELESQSAVSMNFKWKQLEDHFHGLEQSLKKKFDELNKQEKEFQETVAKSEQILEQQEAVVVGKELTSLERLQEKRDAALAVIFGKSKLSLAAPVINQMNKPLSNYSPTLAVKWSKHCPENNVHMQDSSASLKPRSELAILCEEMNVKGLHKFISDNRKNLTSIREEIPSALKRASHPYVLVLDSLEYFYYGDNLVLDGKKDGDLLGVRRTCLMLMESLVQLQADAVTGLLSEEQMCTPNVKERAKRIAFEWKSKLDSLDVDASNGNCLEAHAFLQLLATFGIFAEFNEDELCKLLPSVSRRRQTPELCRLLGLSQKMPGVLKAGRCSSSKQNDLLSPPPKVFSDIQICHFTFAVTSVIGVLVDSAKPIDAINLAYVFGLTEQFEPVQLLKAYLREVRKVSHAKNGKMSPGAQNEMNERELSALKAVIKCIEEHKLEEQYPVDPLQKRVIQLEKAKADKRRAVEAAKPQSKRPRANGSVYAPRVTSFGDKNIYQATPERHPYPYERQFVYSAEAHHHPTMINAAPYTMTPAHTPYYGNGYPMQFQVPYIH; encoded by the exons ATGTCCGACATGGAGTCCGTGGCTACGCTTATGGAGTCGACAAGCTTGAAGATACAGCAGCTCCAGAGGGCGTTTGCTGAACTTGAGAGCCAGAGTGCTGTTTCCATGAACTTTAAGTGGAAGCAACTCGAGGATCATTTCCATGGCCTTGAGCAGTCGCTGAAGAAAAAGTTTGATGAGCTGAATAAGCAGGAGAAGGAGTTCCAGGAGACGGTTGCAAAGTCAGAGCAGATTTTGGAGCAACAGGAGGCTGTTGTTGTGGGTAAGGAACTTACTTCCTTGGAAAGGTTGCAGGAGAAAAGAGATGCTGCATTAGCTGTGATCTTTGGGAAATCCAAGCTGTCGCTAGCTGCGCCTGTTAtcaaccaaatgaacaaaCCACTGAGTAATTATTCGCCTACTCTTGCTGTGAAGTGGTCCAAACATTGTCCTGAAAATAATGTGCACATGCAAGACAGCAGTGCTTCTTTGAAGCCTCGTTCTGAACTTGCTATCCTCTGTGAGGAGATGAATGTTAAAGGGCTACATAAGTTCATATCAGACAACCGAAAGAACTTGACGTCTATCCGTGAGGAAATACCGAGTGCACTGAAGAGAGCATCACATCCGTATGTCCTGGTGTTGGATTCCTTGGAATACTTCTATTATGGAGATAACCTGGTATTGGATGGGAAAAAGGATGGAGACCTTCTGGGCGTAAGAAGGACGTGCCTCATGTTGATGGAATCTCTTGTACAGCTGCAAGCTGATGCCGTAACTGGATTGTTATCTGAGGAGCAAATGTGTACGCCAAATGTCAAAGAACGAGCTAAGAGAATTGCTTTTGAGTGGAAATCCAAGTTGGATAGCCTTGACGTTGATGCTAGTAATGGGAACTGCCTAGAAGCACACGCATTTCTTCAACTGCTTGCTACCTTTGGTATTTTTGCTGAATTTAATGAAGATGAGCTATGCAAACTACTCCCATCTGTCAGCCGACGTCGTCAAACACCTGAGCTTTGCCGATTGCTTGGGTTATCACAGAAGATGCCAG GTGTGCTGAAAGCCGgaaggtgctcaagctcaaagCAAAATGATTTACTGTCACCACCTCCAAAAGTTTTTTCAGATATCCAGATTTGCCACTTCACTTTTGCAGTTACAA GTGTCATTGGAGTTTTGGTGGATAGCGCAAAACCAATTGACGCAATCAATTTGGCTTACGTGTTCGGGCTCACCGAACAGTTTGAGCCGGTCCAATTATTGAAAGCATATCTGAGGGAGGTCAGGAAGGTGTCACATGCCAAGAATGGAAAAATGTCTCCGGGAGCACAG AATGAGATGAATGAGCGTGAGCTGTCTGCACTCAAGGCTGTGATCAAGTGTATCGAGGAGCACAAACTTGAGGAGCAATATCCTGTGGATCCACTTCAGAAAAGGGTGATTCAGCTCGAGAAAGCGAAGGCAGACAAGAGGCGGGCTGTTGAAGCAGCAAAGCCACAGTCAAAGAGGCCTCGCGCCAATGGATCGGTTTATGCACCTCGTGTTACCAGCTTCGGTGATAAAAACATCTACCAGGCAACCCCAGAGAGGCACCCATACCCTTATGAGAGGCAATTTGTGTACAGCGCCGAAGCTCATCATCATCCCACGATGATAAACGCAGCTCCCTACACCATGACTCCTGCCCACACACCATACTATGGTAATGGCTATCCAATGCAGTTCCAGGTGCCTTATATCCACTAA